A window of Macrotis lagotis isolate mMagLag1 chromosome X, bilby.v1.9.chrom.fasta, whole genome shotgun sequence contains these coding sequences:
- the NEXMIF gene encoding neurite extension and migration factor, giving the protein MDDQQDKESASEDGGTRLINGMKENGTNDQDLMVKLAATTLQTLTLTPKESLVSTRGLLPLTSKKPCLPSPPSPLRLTDAPEHSSNDSSVHAIALTSGVTKGLNTWSLPGDCEKAPLTIMEPGGMSALTGDCLMQPSRTCLGCFIESKDGIDAEPGISLKPGDINRDYDTCSVSDIGIHCMNTGETMRYGDELLSDQLLGFPLHKSRAGDKRDPEKSDSDSEDPTQKNYYDGLLLDKCNGEETLLSNTNQEWGYFESFISESKIELLDLCSKNELSVNLFSEEDVDNYMFDDDDSTLGSDVCSLKIRYESFQDNVRDKTNVLQDDAQFNFFPSVFTSCSKRESKGGGLKRSGDSSQFKVPTESIIWGEEDEEEEEKKRRDSEADIQVNKGIGEEAKELGGVSALSKSCKGSDVVKYVNSKRNPFLDSINSAEDSGEFSDDSSCTESSYDALKEIKDCSRYLTREAHSGSSSSSTTIQQNYGLRAKRKVRYSEDYLYDVDSIDSERMCEKKEWQPDGQKEEDDDEWCPKKRRKVSRKEPPVIIKYIIINRFKGEKHMLVKLSKVDASEMTVTLSEDLLHKYARLAPLKGFWQEKQQNRLESLRSTFCHKQSFHLNGLEAPFPPPPRKRKCKLANRHRIQRIQAIEQSTNKQGSLACDQKQGSGNKEDGGLKGTAHLGAKATSSCSGELRSNDMAGLDSAKSRSQDRKGAERKVLHRIKFKSEARLKCKKNKAVQESSKAAAYPALEGQEAGSSLKNENIRRAPDSSHRSDCREDNTAKNSLFLPATCSPDTPLPSANIATNVPVIPGGYLQTLLDASDLSNAAAISYFSHHPPGQHSAALGQPEKAFTSLQTGQSCVLSPPSESELQHSPHPLKMDASPFGSVWPNKAMTGPQDFVPDAPGEATRVLSGKFGGSETIPAGDSLSVAMYSPMGSSKHPYPSKYMQDNQLLSDDAYQPCHFNNAEGCFPFHRGTLNTDNGRLISFDSVGSLSVSSSNYSSLSLKSCEKEGDEDINDDFLAHCSPKLVIQQSIDEITPLKESSDLLDISNFTPDKFRHSSLSEMSPPDTPSLSPQITGSESGKTLGVLKVFPEGNPGPLGGVEKVKWDCGSLPHQDETGDGFTLCNHQFQFHMFNDEDSVGLLQKNPCLSTFNEPSGQISTSSKVAKSKKKSSPSKSGATNQSSSLKGTRKKTSKANNKGIEKSSSKASRQTPKSTRKGKYAAAMASGEKTQVGTIRGGAQLNSAATAKLLAGCVHHSSPMAPVKMTGHKEFSGEWAMGKDSSTGWNDVGMGNANSLLDDDQREFEEPSNILSNIASGMADVQRFMMASMEPLWSPVGHHGAPNIYRSPESNSLKLKTLKILAGTPQESKKKTNSGSPGASKNHRSTKSSSRSGGKAVVGDPGQANTAGYNSDIHSPFLDKNYGNLSTLGNNGPTHKKLYRHKSSSKTLRDENCKGKRQEREAALKDSAGTSTFEKLR; this is encoded by the exons ATGGATGACCAACAAGATAAGGAATCTGCCTCAGAGGACGGAGGAACCAGGCTGATTAATGGGATGAAAGAAAACG GCACAAATGACCAGGATCTGATGGTGAAGTTGGCAGCGACAACATTGCAGACCCTGACCCTGACCCCCAAAGAGAGTCTGGTGTCTACCCGGGGCCTTCTGCCTCTGACATCTAAGAAGCCCTGCCTTCCAAGTCCTCCATCTCCCCTGAGGCTGACCGATGCACCTGAGCATTCTTCTAATGACTCTTCTGTGCATGCTATTGCCCTGACATCTGGGGTAACCAAGGGCCTGAACACATGGTCACTGCCAGGGGACTGTGAGAAAGCTCCACTCACCATCATGGAACCCGGAGGCATGTCGGCCCTCACTGGCGACTGTCTTATGCAACCAAGTCGGACTTGCCTGGGCTGCTTCATTGAGTCCAAGGATGGAATTGATGCTGAACCAGGTATCAGCTTGAAGCCGGGTGATATAAATAGAGATTATGACACCTGTTCTGTCTCTGATATAGGGATTCATTGTATGAACACAGGTGAAACCATGAGATATGGGGACGAGCTGCTTTCGGACCAGCTCCTAGGCTTCCCTCTGCATAAATCCAGGGCAGGAGACAAAAGAGACCCAGAGAAATCAGACAGCGACTCAGAGGACCCCACTCAGAAAAATTACTATGATGGCCTGCTCTTAGATAAATGCAATGGCGAGGAAACTCTGCTTTCAAATACTAATCAGGAATGGGGCTACTTTGAATCTTTCATCAGTGAGAGCAAGATTGAGCTCCTTGATCTGTGCTCAAAAAATGAACTGTCGGTCAACCTGTTTTCAGAGGAAGATGTAGACAACTATATGTTTGACGATGATGACTCAACTCTGGGCAGCGATGTCTGCTCCCTGAAGATCCGCTATGAATCCTTCCAGGACAACGTGCGAGACAAGACCAACGTCCTGCAAGATGATGCCCAGTTCAACTTTTTCCCCAGTGTTTTCACCAGCTGCTCCAAGCGAGAGTCAAAGGGTGGGGGCCTGAAGCGGAGTGGAGATTCCTCCCAGTTCAAAGTTCCTACAGAGAGCATCATCTGGGGggaggaggatgaagaggaggaggagaagaaacgGAGAGACTCAGAAGCTGACATCCAGGTGAACAAAGGGATAGGGGAAGAAGCCAAGGAGTTGGGAGGGGTATCCGCCTTAAGTAAATCATGCAAGGGAAGCGATGTGGTCAAGTATGTGAATTCCAAGCGGAATCCCTTTCTTGACTCTATCAACTCTGCAGAGGATTCTGGGGAGTTCAGCGATGATAGCTCCTGCACTGAGTCCTCATATGATGCCTTGAAGGAGATTAAGGATTGTAGCCGCTATCTTACCCGTGAGGCTCATTCTGGCTCCTCTTCATCCTCTACTACAATCCAGCAGAACTATGGCCTGAGGGCTAAAAGGAAAGTCCGGTACAGTGAAGACTACCTATATGATGTCGATTCCATAGACAGCGAGAGGATGTGTGAGAAAAAGGAGTGGCAACCAGATGGACAGAAGGAAGAAGACGATGATGAGTGGTGCCCCAAGAAGAGGCGGAAAGTATCCCGTAAGGAGCCTCCGGTCATCATCAAATATATTATTATCAATCGGTTCAAGGGTGAGAAGCACATGCTGGTGAAGCTAAGTAAGGTAGATGCCAGTGAGATGACAGTAACATTGAGTGAGGACCTTCTCCACAAGTATGCCAGGCTGGCCCCCCTGAAGGGCTTCTGGCAAGAGAAACAGCAGAATCGCCTTGAGTCCCTCAGATCCACCTTCTGCCACAAGCAAAGCTTCCATCTGAATGGTCTCGAGGCCCCTTTCCCACCTCCTCCTCGGAAAAGAAAGTGCAAACTGGCCAACCGGCATAGGATCCAGAGAATCCAAGCCATTGAACAATCAACGAACAAACAGGGCTCCTTGGCCTGTGATCAGAAGCAAGGCAGTGGCAATAAAGAAGATGGAGGCCTCAAAGGCACAGCTCACCTAGGGGCTAAAGCTACCTCCAGCTGCTCCGGGGAGTTGCGTTCAAATGACATGGCAGGTCTTGACTCAGCGAAGAGCCGATCACAAGATCGGAAAGGGGCCGAGAGGAAAGTGCTCCACAGAATCAAATTTAAGAGTGAAGCCAGGttaaaatgcaagaaaaacaaagctgTGCAAGAAAGCAGTAAGGCGGCTGCTTATCCAGCTCTGGAAGGCCAAGAAGCAGGCTCCAGTCTCAAGAATGAGAACATTCGTCGAGCCCCAGATAGCTCCCATCGATCTGATTGTCGGGAAGATAACACTgctaaaaattctctcttcttacCAGCCACCTGCTCGCCTGACACGCCTCTGCCATCTGCTAATATTGCCACCAATGTACCCGTTATCCCTGGAGGGTATCTGCAGACATTGTTAGATGCATCCGATTTATCAAATGCTGCTGCCATCTCCTACTTCTCCCACCATCCCCCAGGACAGCATTCTGCTGCCCTTGGCCAACCAGAAAAAGCATTCACCTCTCTCCAAACTGGCCAGAGCTGTGTGCTCTCCCCACCTTCTGAATCTGAACTACAGCACTCCCCTCATCCCCTCAAAATGGATGCGAGTCCATTTGGAAGTGTGTGGCCCAACAAGGCGATGACTGGCCCTCAGGATTTTGTGCCTGATGCCCCAGGAGAGGCAACTAGGGTCCTCTCAGGCAAGTTTGGTGGCTCTGAAACCATTCCAGCGGGAGATAGCCTCTCAGTCGCTATGTATAGCCCAATGGGGAGTAGCAAGCACCCATACCCCTCTAAATATATGCAGGACAACCAGCTGCTATCCGATGATGCCTATCAGCCATGCCATTTCAATAATGCAGAaggctgcttccctttccatcgGGGCACGCTCAACACAGACAATGGCCGGCTCATTAGCTTTGATTCCGTGGGCTCGCTGTCAGTCAGCTCGAGCAATTACAGTTCCTTGAGCTTGAAGTCTTGTGAAAAGGAGGGTGACGAGGACATCAATGATGACTTCTTAGCTCACTGCAGCCCCAAATTGGTGATCCAACAGAGTATCGATGAGATCACCCCACTGAAAGAGTCCAGCGACCTCCTGGACATCTCCAACTTCACCCCAGACAAGTTCCGCCACTCATCTCTCTCAGAGATGTCCCCGCCAGACACCCCAAGCCTTTCCCCACAGATCACAGGCTCAGAGAGTGGCAAGACACTCGGGGTGCTTAAGGTGTTCCCAGAGGGCAACCCAGGCCCTTTGGGTGGTGTAGAGAAGGTCAAGTGGGACTGTGGTAGCCTTCCACACCAAGATGAGACAGGTGATGGATTTACTTTATGTAACCATCAGTTTCAGTTCCATATGTTCAATGATGAGGACTCTGTCGGCCTACTCCAAAAAAACCCTTGCCTGTCAACATTTAATGAGCCATCTGGTCAAATTAGCACCAGTAGCAAAGTGGCAAAATCGAAAAAGAAAAGTTCACCCAGCAAGAGTGGGGCTACGAACCAAAGCTCTTCCCTAAAAGGCACCAGGAAAAAGACTTCTAAAGCCAACAATAAAGGAATTGAAAAGTCATCCAGCAAAGCCTCCCGCCAGACTCCCAAGtcaacaaggaaaggaaagtatgCAGCAGCTATGGCCAGTGGTGAGAAAACTCAAGTTGGAACCATCCGAGGAGGCGCTCAGCTCAACAGTGCCGCCACGGCAAAGTTGCTGGCAGGATGCGTGCACCATAGTAGTCCCATGGCTCCTGTGAAGATGACAGGCCACAAGGAGTTCTCTGGGGAGTGGGCAATGGGGAAGGACAGTAGCACAGGCTGGAATGATGTAGGCATGGGAAATGCCAACAGTCTCCTGGATGATGACCAGAGAGAATTTGAAGAACCTTCTAACATTTTGTCCAACATTGCTTCTGGCATGGCTGATGTACAGAGATTCATGATGGCCTCCATGGAGCCCCTTTGGAGTCCAGTGGGTCATCATGGGGCTCCAAACATATATCGCTCCCCTGAGTCCAACAGCCTgaaattaaaaaccttaaaaatcttGGCTGGGACACCACAAGAGTCCAAGAAAAAGACCAACAGTGGTTCACCGGGAGCCAGTAAGAACCACAGATCAACCAAGAGTTCGAGCAGAAGTGGTGGGAAAGCAGTTGTTGGAGATCCTGGCCAGGCAAACACAGCAGGGTACAATTCAGACATTCACTCTCCCTTCTTGGATAAAAACTATGGTAACCTGAGCACCTTAGGAAATAATGGACCAACACACAAAAAGTTATACCGTCACAAATCCAGCTCAAAAACCCTGAGGGATGAGAATTGTAAGGGAAAACGCCAGGAGCGGGAAGCAGCCCTCAAGGACTCAGCTGGGACATCGACTTTCGAAAAACTGAGGTAA